In the Streptomyces sp. cg36 genome, one interval contains:
- a CDS encoding S41 family peptidase: MSDAREDDDQRPAPPSEGAYLRFPHLHDDLICFAAEDDLWVAPLVPAGHSPSRAWRVTVDRTKVSHPRFSPDGSRIAYTTWRSLDPEIHLAPVTGGPARRLTYWGSTDTRVCGWTPDDQILAVSSHGQPFSYFSWAYSVPTDGSPGGRLPWGPVSDIAVADLDGERRTLLLTGTPPHEPAAWKRYRGGATGRLWLHGERLLADIGGHLDSVMFVAGRIAFLCDHEGVGNLYSCLPDGSDLRRHTDHDQFYARHASSDGRRVVYQCAGDLWIVDALTPDSVPRRLDVRLGGPRAGRRTYQVPAASHVDALSVDTTGRASAVVVRGSLYWLTHRDGPARTITDTAGVRVRLPEMLGTGGQVAYVTDADGEDAVEIAYLPRASGDREPRRLVSGGLGRVQELLSDPDGERLAIASHDGRLLLVDASEDSNGEVTELIRSINGPVRDLAFSPDGCWLTWSHPGIGRSLRQIKMARISGPGARTVVDVTNGRFEDENPVFTRDGRYLAFLSWRGFDPVYDVHTGDLSFPLGCRPYLVPLSSATPSPFALLPDGRPAAGGLDPLDDSADGTVTVEVEGLESRVTPFPVSASKYSALHPVSGGGLVWLRWPISGALGETFANPADTSGRPTLEHFDITKARKAELVDHLDWFAVSGDGSRLVVVDDGDLRAVPATESGDGDSTVYLDLRRVLHEVDPPSEWRQAYEEAGRIIRAYFWEPRMCGIDWDGVLAQYRPLVERVASPDEFADLLREVLGELGTSHAYVTAARRNEGPPHYQRPQGLLGANFVPREGGWTVLRILPGDSSDSKARSPLAGTGIREGAVLTHVDGRPVDPVAGPYPLLAGAGGTTVELTFQPAEGEGRSRRVAVVPLVDERPLRYQDWVAKRRSVVRELSGEKCGYLHIPDMGGSGWAQFNRDLRLEMSRPALIVDVRGNAGGHISELVIEKLTRKILGWDLTRDAQPVSYASHAPRGPVVALADEATSSDGDMITAAFRLLRLGPVVGQRTWGGVVGMTGRHTLGDGTVITVPMNAAWFESYEWAVENHGVEPDLEILRTPLDWAEGRHAQLDDAVRLALDLLAGSPAATPPGYTNTPDRRRPTLPPR; the protein is encoded by the coding sequence GTGAGCGACGCACGCGAGGACGACGACCAGCGCCCGGCGCCCCCCAGCGAGGGCGCATACCTCCGCTTCCCGCATCTGCACGACGACTTGATCTGCTTCGCCGCCGAGGACGACCTCTGGGTGGCCCCCCTCGTCCCGGCCGGTCACAGCCCCTCGCGGGCCTGGCGGGTCACCGTCGACCGCACCAAGGTCAGCCACCCCCGCTTCTCCCCCGACGGCAGCCGGATCGCCTACACGACCTGGCGCAGCCTGGACCCGGAGATCCATCTGGCCCCGGTCACCGGCGGCCCGGCCCGGCGGCTCACCTACTGGGGCTCCACCGACACCCGGGTCTGCGGCTGGACCCCCGACGACCAGATCCTCGCCGTCTCCTCGCACGGCCAGCCCTTCTCGTACTTCTCCTGGGCCTACAGCGTCCCCACCGACGGCTCCCCCGGCGGCCGGCTGCCCTGGGGCCCGGTCTCCGACATCGCCGTCGCCGATCTGGACGGCGAGCGCCGCACCCTGCTGCTCACCGGCACGCCGCCGCACGAGCCCGCCGCCTGGAAGCGCTACCGGGGCGGCGCCACCGGACGGCTGTGGCTGCACGGCGAGCGGCTGCTGGCGGACATCGGCGGCCACCTCGACTCGGTGATGTTCGTGGCGGGCCGGATCGCCTTCCTCTGCGACCACGAGGGCGTCGGCAACCTCTACTCCTGTCTGCCCGACGGCTCCGACCTGCGCCGCCACACCGACCACGACCAGTTCTACGCCCGGCACGCCTCCTCGGACGGACGCCGGGTGGTCTACCAGTGCGCGGGCGACCTGTGGATCGTGGACGCGCTCACCCCGGACTCGGTCCCGCGCCGCCTGGACGTGCGCCTGGGCGGGCCGCGGGCGGGCCGGCGCACCTACCAGGTGCCCGCGGCCAGCCATGTGGACGCGCTCTCGGTCGACACCACCGGCCGGGCCAGCGCGGTCGTGGTGCGCGGCAGCCTCTACTGGCTGACCCACCGCGACGGCCCGGCCCGCACCATCACCGACACCGCGGGCGTCCGGGTCCGGCTGCCCGAGATGCTGGGCACCGGCGGCCAGGTCGCCTACGTGACGGACGCGGACGGGGAGGACGCGGTGGAGATCGCGTACCTGCCCCGGGCCAGCGGCGACCGCGAGCCCAGACGGCTCGTCTCCGGCGGGCTCGGCCGGGTCCAGGAGCTGCTCTCCGACCCGGACGGCGAGCGGCTGGCGATCGCCTCGCACGACGGGCGGCTGCTGCTCGTCGACGCCTCCGAGGACTCCAACGGCGAGGTCACCGAGCTGATCCGGTCCATCAACGGGCCGGTCCGCGATCTGGCGTTCTCCCCCGACGGCTGCTGGCTGACCTGGTCGCACCCCGGCATCGGCCGCTCGCTGCGCCAGATCAAGATGGCCCGGATCTCCGGGCCCGGCGCGCGGACCGTCGTGGACGTCACCAACGGCCGCTTCGAGGACGAGAACCCGGTCTTCACCCGCGACGGCCGCTATCTCGCCTTCCTCTCCTGGCGCGGCTTCGACCCGGTCTACGACGTCCACACCGGCGACCTCTCCTTCCCGCTGGGCTGCCGCCCGTACCTGGTGCCGCTCTCCTCGGCGACGCCCTCCCCGTTCGCGCTGCTCCCGGACGGGCGGCCGGCGGCGGGCGGGCTCGATCCGCTCGACGACTCCGCCGACGGCACGGTCACCGTGGAGGTGGAGGGGCTGGAGAGCCGGGTGACGCCGTTCCCGGTGTCGGCGTCCAAGTACTCGGCGCTGCACCCGGTCTCCGGCGGCGGCCTGGTGTGGCTGCGCTGGCCGATCTCGGGCGCGCTCGGCGAGACCTTCGCCAACCCGGCCGACACCTCGGGCCGCCCCACCCTGGAGCACTTCGACATCACCAAGGCCCGCAAGGCCGAACTCGTCGACCACCTGGACTGGTTCGCGGTCAGCGGCGACGGCAGCCGGCTGGTGGTCGTCGACGACGGCGACCTGCGGGCGGTGCCCGCCACCGAGTCCGGCGACGGGGACTCCACGGTCTACCTCGACCTGCGGCGCGTCCTGCACGAGGTGGACCCGCCCTCCGAGTGGCGCCAGGCGTACGAGGAGGCGGGCCGGATCATCCGCGCCTACTTCTGGGAGCCGAGGATGTGCGGCATCGACTGGGACGGGGTCCTCGCCCAGTACCGTCCGCTGGTCGAACGGGTCGCCTCCCCCGACGAGTTCGCCGATCTGCTGCGCGAGGTGCTGGGCGAGCTGGGCACCTCGCACGCGTACGTCACGGCCGCCCGCCGCAACGAGGGCCCGCCCCACTACCAGCGCCCCCAGGGCCTGCTCGGCGCCAACTTCGTGCCCCGCGAGGGCGGCTGGACGGTCCTGCGCATCCTGCCCGGCGACTCCTCCGACTCCAAGGCCCGCTCCCCGCTGGCCGGCACCGGCATCCGCGAGGGCGCGGTGCTCACCCATGTCGACGGCCGCCCGGTGGACCCGGTGGCCGGGCCGTACCCGCTGCTCGCGGGCGCCGGGGGCACCACGGTGGAACTCACCTTCCAGCCCGCCGAGGGCGAGGGCCGCTCGCGCCGGGTCGCCGTCGTCCCCCTGGTCGACGAGCGCCCCCTGCGCTACCAGGACTGGGTGGCCAAACGCCGTTCCGTGGTACGGGAGTTGAGCGGCGAGAAGTGCGGCTACCTCCACATCCCGGACATGGGCGGCTCCGGCTGGGCCCAGTTCAACCGCGATCTGCGCCTGGAGATGTCCCGCCCGGCGCTGATCGTCGACGTGCGCGGCAACGCGGGCGGCCACATCAGCGAGCTGGTGATCGAGAAGCTCACCCGCAAGATCCTCGGCTGGGACCTGACCCGGGACGCCCAGCCGGTCTCCTACGCCTCCCACGCGCCCCGGGGCCCGGTCGTGGCCCTCGCCGACGAGGCGACCTCCTCCGACGGCGACATGATCACCGCGGCCTTCCGGCTGCTGCGCCTGGGCCCGGTGGTCGGCCAGCGCACCTGGGGCGGAGTCGTCGGCATGACCGGCCGCCACACCCTGGGCGACGGCACGGTCATCACGGTGCCGATGAACGCGGCCTGGTTCGAGTCGTACGAGTGGGCCGTGGAGAACCACGGCGTCGAGCCGGACCTGGAGATCCTGCGCACCCCGCTGGACTGGGCCGAGGGCCGGCACGCCCAGCTCGACGACGCGGTCCGGCTGGCGCTCGACCTGCTGGCGGGTTCGCCCGCGGCCACCCCGCCCGGCTACACCAACACCCCCGACCGCCGCAGGCCCACGCTCCCGCCGCGCTGA